In Oikeobacillus pervagus, a genomic segment contains:
- a CDS encoding MarR family winged helix-turn-helix transcriptional regulator → MEHLHTFFHQIQQTSRYLTKIINENLAPHGIYSAQWTVIYSIHQNGSCTQSELCQYLNVEAPTMTRTLKRMEQLGWIHRVPGQDKREKWIQLTPAALEKYPQWKKAVQEMEQQLAKKLTIEEQKLILQSLMHLTKD, encoded by the coding sequence ATGGAACATCTTCACACTTTTTTTCACCAAATTCAGCAAACTTCACGGTATTTAACTAAAATTATAAATGAAAACCTTGCTCCTCACGGGATTTACAGTGCCCAATGGACAGTTATTTATAGTATCCATCAAAATGGCTCCTGCACTCAATCTGAGTTATGTCAGTATTTAAATGTAGAAGCACCTACCATGACTAGAACGTTGAAAAGAATGGAGCAACTAGGTTGGATTCATCGTGTCCCCGGACAGGACAAAAGAGAAAAATGGATTCAATTAACCCCAGCAGCATTAGAAAAATATCCCCAATGGAAAAAAGCCGTTCAAGAAATGGAACAACAGCTTGCCAAAAAACTAACAATAGAAGAACAGAAGCTCATTTTGCAATCATTGATGCATTTGACTAAGGACTAA
- the map gene encoding type I methionyl aminopeptidase, with product MIVLKSPREIEQMHEAGKLLAATHKEIAKMIKPGVTTWDIEVFVDEFLKKHGATPEQKGYRGYKYATCASINDEICHGFPRKEALKQGDIVTIDMVVNLNGALADSAWSYGVGEVSEETQKLLDVTKASLYKGIEQVKVGNRIGDIGHAIQTYAEAQGFSVVRDFIGHGIGPSIHEKPEVPHFGLPGKGARIKEGMVFTIEPMINVGHWASKMDSNAWTARTMDGSLSAQYEHTIAVTKDGIKILTEQE from the coding sequence ATGATTGTCTTAAAATCACCAAGGGAAATTGAACAAATGCATGAGGCTGGAAAGTTACTGGCTGCGACACATAAAGAGATCGCAAAAATGATCAAACCAGGAGTGACAACTTGGGATATTGAAGTATTCGTGGATGAATTTCTAAAGAAACATGGGGCAACACCAGAACAAAAGGGTTATCGTGGATATAAATATGCTACATGTGCGAGTATAAATGATGAAATTTGCCATGGATTTCCACGAAAAGAGGCATTAAAACAAGGAGACATCGTAACGATTGATATGGTTGTCAATCTTAATGGTGCTTTAGCAGATTCTGCCTGGTCGTATGGAGTTGGGGAAGTTAGTGAAGAAACGCAAAAATTATTAGATGTGACAAAGGCATCTTTGTACAAAGGAATTGAACAAGTAAAGGTCGGTAACCGAATTGGAGATATTGGTCATGCAATTCAGACCTATGCGGAAGCACAAGGGTTTTCAGTTGTGAGAGATTTTATCGGGCATGGAATTGGTCCTTCTATTCATGAAAAGCCAGAAGTTCCTCACTTTGGATTACCTGGTAAAGGGGCGAGAATTAAGGAAGGAATGGTGTTTACCATTGAACCAATGATCAATGTAGGTCATTGGGCTTCGAAAATGGATTCCAATGCATGGACAGCTCGCACAATGGATGGTTCATTATCAGCGCAATATGAACATACGATTGCAGTTACGAAAGATGGAATCAAGATTTTAACAGAACAAGAATAA